In Meiothermus ruber DSM 1279, the following proteins share a genomic window:
- a CDS encoding hydroxyacid dehydrogenase, whose protein sequence is MIVVCEFITPSGLQRLQQSGLEVHYDPHLWKDREALKARLAGASALIVRNQTQVNAELLAAAPRLRVVGRLGVGLDNINQPDLKAAGVQLYFARGINANGVAEYVMAAMLHLARNIAGAAAHVAEGGWNRTAFGGFELSGKTLGLVGLGEVGLRVARRARAFGMRVVASDPMRLPWESAVEDLGIELVSTPEVLRRAQFLSLHAPLTPETRELIRAETLAAMPRGSFLINTARGELVQQADLVAALRSGHLAGAVLDVVDPEPLPPEHPLRGVENLWITPHVAGLTAEAQEAVGLRVAEGVLNILGVA, encoded by the coding sequence ATGATAGTGGTTTGCGAGTTCATCACGCCCAGCGGCCTGCAGCGCCTGCAGCAAAGCGGCCTCGAGGTGCACTACGACCCCCACCTCTGGAAAGACCGCGAAGCCCTCAAGGCCCGGCTGGCCGGGGCCAGCGCGCTGATCGTGCGCAACCAGACCCAGGTCAACGCCGAGCTGCTGGCCGCCGCGCCCCGGCTGCGGGTGGTGGGGCGGCTGGGGGTGGGCCTGGACAACATCAACCAGCCCGACCTGAAGGCCGCCGGGGTTCAGCTCTACTTTGCCCGGGGCATCAACGCCAATGGCGTCGCTGAGTATGTAATGGCCGCCATGCTGCACCTGGCTCGCAACATCGCGGGGGCGGCGGCCCATGTGGCGGAGGGCGGCTGGAACCGCACGGCCTTTGGGGGGTTCGAGCTCTCGGGCAAGACCCTGGGCCTGGTGGGCCTGGGCGAGGTGGGGCTCCGGGTGGCCCGGCGGGCCCGGGCCTTTGGCATGCGGGTGGTGGCCTCCGACCCCATGCGCCTGCCCTGGGAGAGCGCGGTGGAAGACCTGGGGATTGAGCTGGTCTCGACCCCGGAGGTGCTGCGGCGGGCCCAGTTCCTCTCGCTGCACGCCCCGCTAACCCCCGAGACCAGAGAACTGATCCGGGCCGAGACCCTGGCCGCCATGCCCCGGGGCAGCTTTCTCATCAATACCGCCCGCGGTGAGCTGGTGCAGCAGGCCGACCTGGTGGCGGCCCTGCGTTCGGGCCACCTGGCCGGGGCGGTGCTGGACGTGGTCGACCCCGAGCCCCTGCCCCCTGAACACCCGCTGCGGGGTGTGGAGAACCTGTGGATCACCCCCCATGTGGCCGGCCTGACCGCCGAGGCCCAGGAGGCGGTGGGGTTGCGGGTGGCCGAGGGGGTTTTGAACATCCTGGGGGTGGCATGA
- a CDS encoding UxaA family hydrolase, producing the protein MPRKAASKELQLTGYRRPNGAVGVRNHVLILPVDDLSNAAAEGVARLIHGTTALPHPYGRLQFGADLELTFRTLSGHGANPNVHGVVVIGIEPKWTDRVASAIAKTGKPVETFSIERHGDLNVINAASRVAYRMAQDASELRREPIQVSELVLSIKCGESDPTLGLAGNKAQGRAVDRLVDMGASVIFGETSELTGGEHLIANRCATPALKRKFMQIYNDYIRMIEAQGVDLLGSQPTEGNIRGGLSTIEEKALGNIQKTGTRPIQAVLDYAEPVKPGQGLVFMNSSSAGAEQVTLCAAGGSVLHFFTTGQGNIVGHPLIPVIKVSPNPITCSTMSEHIDVKLPDLLVGDINLDQAADRILEVFARTVNGRLTAAELLRHNEFVITKLYPSA; encoded by the coding sequence ATGCCGAGGAAAGCCGCCTCTAAAGAGCTACAACTGACCGGCTACCGCCGTCCCAACGGGGCGGTGGGGGTGCGCAACCATGTGCTGATCCTGCCAGTAGACGACCTTTCCAACGCCGCTGCCGAGGGGGTGGCCCGGCTCATCCACGGCACCACCGCCCTGCCGCACCCCTACGGGCGCTTGCAGTTCGGCGCCGACCTCGAGCTCACCTTCCGCACCCTTTCGGGCCACGGGGCCAACCCCAACGTGCATGGGGTGGTGGTGATCGGCATCGAGCCCAAGTGGACCGACCGGGTAGCCTCGGCTATCGCCAAAACCGGCAAACCGGTGGAGACCTTCTCCATCGAGCGCCACGGCGACCTCAACGTGATCAACGCGGCCAGCCGGGTGGCCTACCGGATGGCGCAGGACGCCTCCGAGCTCAGGCGCGAGCCCATCCAGGTCTCGGAGCTGGTGCTCTCCATCAAGTGCGGCGAGTCCGATCCCACCTTAGGACTGGCCGGCAACAAGGCCCAGGGCCGGGCGGTGGATCGACTGGTGGATATGGGGGCCTCGGTCATCTTTGGCGAGACCTCCGAGCTCACCGGCGGCGAACACCTGATCGCCAACCGCTGTGCCACGCCCGCCCTCAAGCGCAAATTCATGCAGATCTACAACGACTACATCCGCATGATTGAGGCCCAGGGCGTTGACCTGCTGGGCTCCCAGCCCACCGAGGGCAACATCCGCGGCGGCCTTTCCACCATCGAGGAAAAAGCCCTGGGCAACATCCAGAAAACCGGCACCCGCCCCATCCAGGCGGTGCTCGACTACGCCGAGCCGGTCAAGCCGGGCCAGGGTCTGGTCTTTATGAACAGCTCTTCCGCCGGGGCCGAGCAGGTAACGCTCTGCGCGGCGGGGGGCAGCGTGCTGCACTTCTTCACCACCGGCCAGGGCAACATCGTGGGGCACCCCCTGATTCCGGTCATCAAGGTCTCGCCCAACCCCATCACCTGCAGCACCATGAGCGAGCACATCGACGTCAAGCTGCCGGATCTGCTGGTGGGCGATATCAACCTCGACCAGGCCGCCGACCGCATCCTCGAGGTCTTCGCCCGCACCGTCAATGGCCGCCTGACCGCGGCCGAGCTCCTGCGGCACAACGAGTTCGTCATCACCAAGCTCTACCCCAGCGCCTGA
- a CDS encoding UxaA family hydrolase — protein sequence MAYRALAHKSTDDVAVAVADLKAGEELVIHSLEGGQTHRVKLLEDIPLGHKIALRDMPEGHVVIEYGEKVGRMTQPVKKGGYVHVHNIRTLRWDYGSKSKSQKARAKGGR from the coding sequence GTGGCATATAGGGCCTTAGCGCATAAAAGCACCGATGATGTGGCGGTTGCGGTGGCCGACTTGAAAGCCGGCGAGGAGCTGGTCATTCACAGCCTCGAGGGCGGGCAAACCCACAGGGTCAAACTGCTGGAGGATATTCCGCTGGGGCACAAAATTGCCCTCAGGGACATGCCCGAGGGCCATGTGGTTATCGAGTACGGCGAAAAGGTGGGCCGCATGACCCAGCCCGTCAAAAAAGGTGGCTATGTACACGTGCACAACATCCGCACCCTGCGCTGGGACTACGGCAGCAAGAGCAAAAGCCAGAAGGCCAGGGCCAAAGGGGGCCGCTGA
- a CDS encoding GntR family transcriptional regulator — translation MTLHRTTLNREAYKALRQAILGRRIPPGQKLVVRVLAEELGLSPTPVKEALAALEREGLVVAVPHRGYFVLEPSLEDVREIYSLREVLEGLAARLAVENDGKALLKRLERLFEKQREAAERGDMDAYGDLDLAFHRTFWEAAGSKRLLATAETIDGQIRMLINSSAAIPGRLPQSRAEHQAILQAVRDKDPQAAEAAMRTHVRNAGQALEQFLLHQAKR, via the coding sequence ATGACCCTGCACCGCACCACCCTGAACCGCGAAGCCTACAAGGCGCTCAGGCAGGCCATTCTGGGGCGCCGAATCCCCCCCGGCCAGAAGCTGGTGGTGCGGGTACTGGCCGAGGAGCTGGGCCTCTCCCCCACCCCGGTCAAGGAGGCCCTGGCCGCGCTGGAGCGGGAGGGGCTGGTGGTGGCGGTGCCCCACCGGGGCTATTTTGTGCTGGAACCGAGCCTCGAGGACGTGCGCGAAATCTACAGCCTGCGCGAGGTGCTGGAGGGGCTGGCGGCCCGTCTGGCCGTTGAGAACGATGGAAAAGCCCTCCTCAAGAGGCTCGAGCGGCTGTTCGAAAAGCAGCGCGAAGCGGCGGAACGGGGGGATATGGACGCCTACGGCGACCTCGACCTGGCCTTTCACCGCACCTTCTGGGAAGCCGCCGGCAGCAAGCGCCTGCTGGCCACCGCCGAGACCATAGACGGCCAGATTCGCATGCTCATCAACAGCTCGGCGGCCATCCCCGGGCGCTTACCGCAGTCGCGGGCCGAACACCAGGCTATTTTGCAGGCGGTGCGCGACAAAGACCCTCAGGCCGCCGAGGCCGCCATGCGCACCCACGTGCGCAACGCCGGGCAGGCCCTGGAGCAATTCCTGCTGCACCAGGCCAAGCGCTAA
- the murQ gene encoding N-acetylmuramic acid 6-phosphate etherase gives MKEPFIATEQINQAFRDLETRPTPAILQALVEDQLRAVEAVQRALPQLVDAVEQAAERMNAGGRLIYVGAGTSGRLGQLDASELPPTFSWPRERAVACVAGGREALWRAVEGAEDDLEAGKRDLLALHPTHHDVVIAIAASGTTPYPLGAVGAAREVGALTIGIANNPQTPLVQQSQIGIVLETGPEVISGSTRLKAGTAQKIALNAFSSALMVRLGKVYGNLMVDVQATNAKLLARAVRLTVAATGASEAQAKAALEACEYRVKTAIVMIEKGLDAPAAQALLNRVDGNVRRALAVGP, from the coding sequence ATGAAAGAGCCCTTTATAGCCACCGAGCAGATCAACCAGGCCTTTCGCGACCTCGAGACCCGCCCCACCCCAGCGATCCTGCAGGCCCTAGTGGAGGATCAGCTCCGGGCGGTGGAGGCCGTGCAGCGGGCCCTACCCCAGTTGGTAGACGCAGTCGAACAGGCAGCCGAACGCATGAACGCGGGGGGGCGCCTGATTTACGTGGGGGCTGGCACCAGCGGACGCCTGGGGCAGCTCGATGCCTCCGAACTGCCCCCCACCTTTTCCTGGCCAAGGGAGCGGGCGGTGGCCTGTGTCGCTGGGGGCCGGGAAGCCCTGTGGCGGGCGGTGGAGGGCGCCGAGGACGACCTCGAGGCCGGAAAGCGCGACCTGCTGGCCCTGCATCCCACGCATCACGACGTGGTGATTGCGATCGCGGCCTCCGGCACCACCCCCTACCCGCTGGGGGCGGTGGGCGCCGCCAGGGAGGTGGGAGCCCTGACCATCGGTATCGCCAACAACCCCCAGACGCCTTTGGTGCAGCAGAGCCAGATAGGAATTGTGCTCGAGACTGGCCCCGAGGTGATCTCGGGCTCAACCCGCCTCAAGGCCGGTACCGCGCAAAAGATAGCCCTCAACGCCTTTTCCAGCGCACTGATGGTGCGACTGGGCAAGGTGTATGGCAACCTGATGGTGGATGTGCAGGCCACCAACGCCAAGCTGCTGGCGCGGGCGGTGCGCCTGACCGTGGCGGCCACAGGGGCCTCCGAGGCCCAGGCCAAAGCAGCCCTGGAAGCCTGTGAGTACCGCGTCAAGACCGCCATTGTGATGATCGAAAAAGGGCTGGATGCCCCGGCAGCCCAGGCCCTGCTGAATAGGGTGGATGGGAATGTGCGGCGGGCCCTGGCGGTGGGGCCTTAG
- a CDS encoding N-acetylglucosamine kinase, producing MRYALGIDGGASSGKWAVLDEEGRLVARGRTAPLVGHLFDEKVKAQTLAALDGLLREGRSFAPMAVVAGVAGLDAGTKEAQQLGAYIQQALGLPENRVLVLNDMELVYRAHFAPGEGIVVYAGTGSVAYSIVQDGTVYRAGGHGFLIGDEGAGFWIGKTALRQVLRWRDMGLDAASYPLARHLYRALGGCDWPHIRAQVYGGGRQAVAGLAPAVGRAALEGDQAATQILLQAGRALADLALTLRQRLGPLPVVLCGGALQVSPLIEQGAREMLELTVQHASSAEAAARMAWALFRSGI from the coding sequence ATGCGCTATGCCCTGGGTATTGATGGTGGCGCCAGCAGCGGTAAATGGGCGGTGCTGGATGAAGAAGGCCGCCTGGTGGCTCGAGGACGCACAGCCCCCCTTGTGGGCCACCTGTTCGACGAAAAGGTAAAGGCCCAGACCCTGGCCGCGCTGGATGGGCTGCTGCGGGAGGGCCGGTCATTTGCGCCGATGGCGGTGGTGGCCGGTGTTGCTGGTCTGGATGCGGGCACCAAGGAAGCCCAGCAGCTCGGTGCATATATCCAGCAAGCCCTGGGGCTTCCAGAGAACCGGGTGCTTGTCCTTAACGATATGGAACTGGTCTACCGGGCCCACTTCGCCCCTGGGGAGGGCATCGTGGTCTATGCCGGAACCGGTTCGGTGGCCTACAGCATCGTCCAGGACGGTACGGTTTACCGCGCGGGCGGGCACGGTTTTTTGATTGGCGACGAGGGGGCCGGGTTCTGGATAGGGAAAACCGCGCTGCGCCAGGTGTTGCGCTGGCGCGATATGGGATTGGATGCCGCTTCGTACCCGCTGGCCCGGCATCTGTACAGGGCGCTGGGGGGCTGTGACTGGCCGCACATTCGCGCGCAGGTGTACGGGGGTGGGCGGCAGGCCGTGGCCGGGCTGGCCCCGGCGGTGGGCCGGGCGGCCCTCGAGGGCGACCAGGCCGCAACCCAGATCTTGCTTCAGGCCGGGCGCGCGCTGGCCGACCTGGCCCTGACCCTGCGCCAGCGGCTGGGGCCCCTGCCGGTGGTGCTGTGCGGGGGGGCCTTGCAGGTGAGCCCGCTCATCGAGCAAGGAGCCCGAGAAATGCTGGAACTGACCGTTCAGCACGCCTCGAGCGCCGAGGCCGCCGCCCGCATGGCCTGGGCGCTGTTCAGGTCTGGCATTTAG
- a CDS encoding amidohydrolase, with translation MLLYGRVETMTEAGQVEAVYLEGDRIADVGSLQDLSARYPGAKKQFFEQITPGLHEAHAHPQMWGLQLDSLDLEGLTDPQAVAQQVAEKARALPPGGWIRGGGYLFRAYPTRELLDAAAPHHPVFLQSRDRHSGWANTRALEQAGITAQTPDPPGGVLVRDAQGQPTGYLLEAAQELVQRVMPKPGLAELERGLHDLARRGYTAVHHMGWCHFSLAEQLAESGRLPVRLWWALDRDHWREARPGWRGDSLEIAAVKFFADGALGSRTAWMVEPYPDGSHGLALDALELILSEGRAALEAGLGLVVHAIGTRAVQGVLEVFHQLQPISRRIFRLEHAQHVRDAELARLAGLNLALSLQPMHLLGDAELVRFHLKGQEHEAFRLRDLWKTGLPVAFGSDAPVMKPLYELNLQAATQHPLNPAQSLTPAEVLWAHTRGAALAAGWPQHGQIRPEAPADLTLWENGRPVGRVFRGGLEL, from the coding sequence ATGCTGCTATACGGGCGCGTTGAAACCATGACCGAGGCCGGCCAGGTCGAAGCGGTGTACCTGGAGGGTGATCGCATTGCCGATGTGGGCAGTCTGCAAGACCTGAGCGCGCGGTATCCCGGTGCAAAAAAGCAATTTTTCGAGCAGATCACCCCCGGTCTGCACGAAGCCCACGCCCACCCGCAGATGTGGGGCCTGCAACTCGACAGCCTGGATCTGGAGGGGCTGACCGACCCCCAGGCGGTGGCGCAGCAGGTGGCCGAGAAGGCCCGTGCCCTGCCCCCCGGCGGCTGGATTCGCGGGGGCGGCTATCTTTTTCGGGCCTATCCCACCCGCGAACTGCTGGATGCGGCGGCCCCCCACCACCCCGTCTTCCTGCAAAGCCGCGACCGGCACTCGGGCTGGGCCAACACCAGGGCCCTCGAGCAGGCCGGTATCACCGCCCAGACCCCCGACCCGCCTGGTGGGGTTCTGGTGCGCGATGCCCAGGGCCAGCCCACCGGCTACCTGCTGGAAGCCGCCCAGGAGCTTGTGCAGCGGGTGATGCCAAAACCCGGCCTGGCCGAACTCGAGCGCGGCCTCCATGATCTGGCCCGCCGGGGCTACACCGCCGTGCACCATATGGGCTGGTGCCACTTTAGCCTGGCCGAACAACTGGCAGAATCGGGCCGCCTGCCGGTGCGGTTGTGGTGGGCCCTGGATCGCGACCACTGGCGGGAAGCCCGGCCCGGCTGGCGGGGCGACAGCCTGGAGATCGCCGCGGTCAAGTTTTTTGCCGATGGGGCCTTGGGCAGCCGCACGGCCTGGATGGTGGAGCCCTACCCCGACGGCTCGCACGGGCTGGCGCTCGATGCCCTCGAGCTCATCCTGAGCGAAGGGCGGGCCGCCCTGGAGGCCGGCCTGGGCCTGGTGGTGCACGCCATTGGAACCCGGGCGGTGCAGGGGGTCTTGGAGGTGTTCCACCAACTGCAACCCATCTCCAGGCGCATCTTTCGGCTCGAGCACGCCCAGCACGTGCGCGATGCCGAGCTGGCCCGGCTGGCCGGCCTCAACCTGGCCCTCTCCCTGCAGCCCATGCACCTACTGGGCGACGCCGAGCTGGTGCGGTTTCACCTGAAGGGCCAGGAGCACGAGGCCTTCCGCCTGCGCGACCTCTGGAAGACCGGCCTGCCTGTGGCCTTTGGCTCGGATGCCCCGGTGATGAAACCGCTCTACGAGCTTAATCTCCAGGCCGCTACCCAGCACCCCCTGAACCCGGCCCAGAGCCTGACACCGGCTGAGGTTTTGTGGGCTCATACCAGGGGGGCGGCGCTGGCGGCGGGCTGGCCCCAGCACGGCCAGATTCGCCCAGAGGCCCCCGCCGACCTGACCCTGTGGGAAAACGGACGCCCTGTTGGGCGGGTGTTTCGGGGCGGGCTCGAGCTTTAG
- a CDS encoding VanW family protein: MRRSVVVGLGLATGLALGWAAFEHYHRNRIYAGVEAAGVLVGSLTLEEAEARIAAATQNTPLPRLTLKAGNQTLEVSAAELGWRLDARATALRAFAVGRTSLGERLAALRGQIKVPLVPSVDATILEKRLQSIARGLERPPTNARVVFKNDRFVVIPEKPGLELDVQSAVESYLQHPKLTVLEFFPKTITPRVTAAVLEPVARRANELLRPLDLIYTEPPPSGSGKRHRYSLGAAQVASLLSVQEEVRVNTQALRKLLAQIATRHDRLPKDARYSPGPGGQLTVQPEVNGWKMNQPESRKRLELALLRPDLSEFHLTVVPKAAQVRAADLPKAENLQLLAEATTHYGGSSPERIANVHAAARNLDGYVVPAGGVFNFNEAIGSISPENGFKEALIISDGRTVKGVGGGVCQVSTTAFRALYQAGLPILERNQHAYRVRWYDPIVGYDAAVYQPYLNLRASNDTPGPIIVRTSFTRSSLTVRLYGLPDGRKVAVSKPVILARTPHPPPQYIVDPSLRPGQIKQVDWAVDGFRTRITRTITRPDGRVEVDVLNSNFRPWRAVYLVGPQTPIPADEVASRNP, translated from the coding sequence ATGAGGCGCAGCGTGGTGGTCGGGCTGGGTCTGGCAACTGGTCTAGCATTGGGCTGGGCAGCCTTTGAGCATTACCACCGCAACCGCATCTATGCAGGCGTCGAGGCCGCTGGGGTTTTGGTGGGAAGCCTGACCCTGGAAGAGGCCGAGGCTCGTATTGCCGCCGCCACGCAAAACACCCCCCTGCCCCGGCTTACCCTCAAGGCAGGGAATCAAACCCTCGAGGTCTCCGCGGCCGAGCTGGGCTGGAGGCTCGATGCCAGGGCCACCGCCCTGCGCGCTTTTGCAGTAGGACGGACAAGCCTGGGCGAGCGTTTGGCCGCCCTGCGCGGGCAGATCAAGGTTCCGCTGGTGCCCAGCGTGGATGCCACAATCCTGGAAAAGCGGCTGCAATCCATCGCCCGGGGCCTCGAGCGCCCCCCCACCAACGCCAGGGTGGTCTTCAAAAACGATCGGTTCGTGGTTATTCCGGAAAAGCCAGGCCTCGAGCTGGACGTCCAGAGCGCAGTCGAGAGCTATCTACAACACCCCAAACTGACCGTGCTCGAGTTTTTCCCCAAAACCATCACCCCCCGCGTTACCGCCGCCGTGCTCGAGCCGGTGGCCCGCCGGGCCAACGAGCTCCTGCGCCCCCTCGACCTGATCTACACCGAACCCCCTCCCAGCGGCAGCGGAAAACGCCACCGGTACAGCCTGGGCGCGGCCCAGGTGGCCTCGCTTTTAAGCGTGCAGGAGGAGGTCAGGGTTAACACCCAGGCCCTGCGCAAGCTCCTGGCCCAGATAGCCACCCGCCACGACCGCTTACCCAAAGACGCCCGCTACTCCCCAGGCCCCGGGGGCCAGCTCACGGTGCAGCCCGAGGTCAATGGCTGGAAGATGAACCAGCCCGAGAGCCGCAAGCGCCTCGAGCTGGCCCTTCTGCGGCCCGATCTGAGCGAGTTTCACCTGACCGTGGTGCCCAAGGCCGCCCAGGTGCGGGCCGCCGACCTGCCCAAGGCCGAGAACCTTCAACTCCTGGCCGAAGCCACCACGCACTACGGCGGCTCGAGCCCCGAGCGGATCGCCAACGTCCACGCCGCTGCCCGCAACCTGGACGGCTACGTGGTGCCCGCGGGAGGGGTTTTCAATTTCAACGAGGCCATCGGCAGCATCAGCCCCGAAAACGGCTTCAAGGAGGCGCTGATCATCTCCGATGGGCGCACGGTCAAGGGCGTGGGGGGCGGGGTTTGCCAGGTTTCCACCACGGCCTTCCGGGCTTTGTACCAAGCCGGCCTGCCCATCCTCGAGCGCAACCAGCACGCCTACCGGGTGCGCTGGTACGACCCCATCGTGGGCTACGACGCCGCGGTGTACCAGCCCTATCTCAATCTGCGGGCCAGCAACGACACCCCAGGCCCCATCATCGTGCGCACCAGCTTTACCCGCTCCAGCCTCACGGTGCGGCTGTACGGCCTCCCCGATGGCCGCAAGGTAGCGGTCTCCAAGCCGGTCATCCTTGCCCGCACCCCCCACCCGCCCCCGCAGTACATCGTAGATCCCAGCCTGCGCCCCGGGCAGATTAAGCAGGTGGACTGGGCCGTGGATGGCTTCCGCACCCGCATCACCCGCACCATCACCCGCCCCGACGGGCGGGTGGAGGTGGACGTGCTCAACTCCAACTTCCGCCCCTGGCGGGCGGTGTATCTGGTGGGGCCTCAGACCCCCATCCCAGCGGACGAGGTGGCCTCGAGGAACCCTTAG